The following are from one region of the Magallana gigas chromosome 4, xbMagGiga1.1, whole genome shotgun sequence genome:
- the LOC105322375 gene encoding UDP-N-acetylglucosamine transporter isoform X1, with the protein MINRESGSLEQNSHEERNLLETPDSATDSTSEETADDTGQCMTRTMLKQLSLVLLTLQNALLILVMRYTRTRKGDMYFATTAVVLSEGLKVLTSLMILAAQEGTFIKLMCYLRDNIWRQPLDCLKVSVPAFIYTLQNNLLYIALSNLDAATFQVSYQLKILTTALFSVLMLKKKLSPQQWSSLVILFVGVALVQFRPEDSKSSKTATTDQRPSVGLFAVILSCFMSGFAGVYFEKILKGTKQSLWLRNVQLGSMSVIIGLITMEIKDGPKIQERGFFFGYDYVVWIVIVFQSLGGLLVAVVVKYADNILKGFATSAAIVLSCIASIYLFDFKLSFPFTTGAFLVIISVYIYSKFVPENSLPQVNVGKEKSPSRLM; encoded by the exons ATTCTACTTCCGAGGAGACTGCTGATGACACGGGGCAGTGTATGACGAGGACTATGTTGAAACAACTGAGCCTCGTTCTTCTGACCTTACAGAATGCCCTCCTCATTCTGGTCATGCGCTACACACGCACCAGGAAGGGCGACATGTATTTTGCCACTACCGCGGTGGTTCTCTCGGAGGGGCTGAAAGTGTTGACCTCCCTGATGATCCTGGCCGCTCAGGAGGGGACGTTCATCAAACTGATGTGTTATCTGCGGGACAATATATGGCGGCAGCCCCTGGACTGTCTCAAAGTGTCTGTACCAGCCTTCATCTACACGCTACAGAATAACTTGTTGTACATAGCACTCTCCAATTTAGATGCAGCAACATTTCAG GTTTCATATCAACTAAAGATCCTCACCACTGCCCTGTTCTCTGTGCTAATGCTCAAGAAGAAGCTGAGTCCCCAACAATGGAGTTCCCTAGTGATATTGTTTGTTGGAGTGGCTCTGGTCCAGTTCAGACCAGAGGATTCCAAATCCTCCAAGACTGCAACCACAGACCAGAGACCCTCCGTGGGGTTATTCGCCGTCATTCTCTCATGTTTCATGTCGGGGTTTGCCGGTGTTTACTTTGAGAAAATACTGAAGGGAACTAAACAGTCGCTCTGGCTGAGGAACGTTCAGTTGGGTAGTATGAGTGTTATAATAGGACTAATCACCATGGAAATCAAAGATGGACCAAAGATTCAGGAGCGGGGCTTCTTCTTTGGTTATGATTACGTAGTGTGGATAGTGATTGTATTCCAGTCCCTCGGGGGCTTACTGGTGGCCGTCGTAGTCAAGTATGCTGATAACATACTGAAAGGATTCGCCACATCAGCTGCCATTGTTCTCTCCTGTATAGCATCTATATACTTATTTGACTTTAAACTCTCTTTTCCTTTCACAACAGGTGCATTTTTAGTGATAATCTCAGTCTATATTTATAGTAAATTTGTTCCCGAAAACAGTCTTCCACAAGTAAATGTTGGGAAGGAGAAATCACCTTCAAGATTGATGTAA
- the LOC105322376 gene encoding adrenocorticotropic hormone receptor-like has protein sequence MAQNSTDQRIFVLQQNMLPFLLGTVIILFNLLALRILAQSIKMNFQIKVMTMNLALTDLLTGVAILLDSFLSPVLPEYLCRPLMYLYCIGVVVSFTTITGLLVDRFVAIFYPFRYQTIVLQEKKFSFAAVLLLWVAGVFLSAVNFIDGFKIYGSARTAVCASYIMTGRAGLATVTMVFCFLLVSNVFLYMLMFMKISKLSKAVHPSDNLRNWYLYRTQTRVLFKLSAITVSFMLLYIPLIVLNTIVVFNNNLARTLVSWQSLAGCLILLNAFLNPFLFVLRFTECRYTFLSIVCFACKSQREKYQNLKKRFVVSFLENPVMSNNTDVRALYDTRPL, from the coding sequence ATGGCACAGAACTCCACGGATCAGCGAATATTCGTTCTTCAGCAGAACATGTTGCCTTTTTTGCTAGGGACGGTCATCATTCTATTTAATCTGCTGGCTTTACGTATTCTGGCGCAAAGCATAAAAATGAACTTTCAGATCAAAGTGATGACGATGAACCTGGCGTTGACGGACCTGCTGACTGGGGTAGCGATCCTCCTGGACTCCTTCCTGAGCCCGGTGCTCCCCGAGTACCTGTGTCGGCCCCTGATGTACCTGTACTGTATCGGGGTCGTCGTTTCCTTCACGACCATCACGGGCCTGCTGGTGGATCGCTTCGTCGCCATTTTCTACCCCTTTCGTTACCAGACTATCGTTTTACAGGAGAAAAAGTTTTCTTTCGCCGCCGTTCTACTCCTGTGGGTAGCGGGGGTGTTTCTGTCGGCCGTTAACTTTATTGATGGATTCAAAATCTACGGCTCGGCGCGGACGGCGGTGTGTGCCTCTTACATCATGACGGGTAGGGCAGGGCTAGCCACGGTGACCATGGTCTTCTGTTTCCTGCTTGTTTCGAATGTGTTCCTCTACATGCTGATGTTTATGAAAATCTCCAAACTCTCTAAAGCTGTTCACCCCAGTGATAACCTGAGGAACTGGTACCTTTACAGAACCCAGACCCGGGTCCTGTTCAAGCTGTCAGCCATCACCGTCAGCTTCATGCTTCTGTATATCCCATTAATTGTTTTGAATACGATCGTTGTCTTTAACAATAATCTGGCCAGGACGCTGGTCTCTTGGCAAAGCCTCGCTGGGTGTTTGATTCTCCTGAATGCTTTCCTCAATCCTTTCCTCTTCGTGTTACGGTTCACTGAATGCAGATACACCTTCCTGTCCATCGTCTGCTTCGCCTGTAAATCTCAGAGAGAAAAATATCAGAATCTGAAGAAACGTTTTGTTGTCTCTTTTCTGGAGAACCCCGTGATGAGTAATAACACAGACGTCCGGGCACTCTATGACACCAGACCTTTATGA
- the LOC105322375 gene encoding UDP-N-acetylglucosamine transporter isoform X3, protein MIKLENAGMIEDSTSEETADDTGQCMTRTMLKQLSLVLLTLQNALLILVMRYTRTRKGDMYFATTAVVLSEGLKVLTSLMILAAQEGTFIKLMCYLRDNIWRQPLDCLKVSVPAFIYTLQNNLLYIALSNLDAATFQVSYQLKILTTALFSVLMLKKKLSPQQWSSLVILFVGVALVQFRPEDSKSSKTATTDQRPSVGLFAVILSCFMSGFAGVYFEKILKGTKQSLWLRNVQLGSMSVIIGLITMEIKDGPKIQERGFFFGYDYVVWIVIVFQSLGGLLVAVVVKYADNILKGFATSAAIVLSCIASIYLFDFKLSFPFTTGAFLVIISVYIYSKFVPENSLPQVNVGKEKSPSRLM, encoded by the exons atgattaaattggAGAATGCTGGAATGATAGAAG ATTCTACTTCCGAGGAGACTGCTGATGACACGGGGCAGTGTATGACGAGGACTATGTTGAAACAACTGAGCCTCGTTCTTCTGACCTTACAGAATGCCCTCCTCATTCTGGTCATGCGCTACACACGCACCAGGAAGGGCGACATGTATTTTGCCACTACCGCGGTGGTTCTCTCGGAGGGGCTGAAAGTGTTGACCTCCCTGATGATCCTGGCCGCTCAGGAGGGGACGTTCATCAAACTGATGTGTTATCTGCGGGACAATATATGGCGGCAGCCCCTGGACTGTCTCAAAGTGTCTGTACCAGCCTTCATCTACACGCTACAGAATAACTTGTTGTACATAGCACTCTCCAATTTAGATGCAGCAACATTTCAG GTTTCATATCAACTAAAGATCCTCACCACTGCCCTGTTCTCTGTGCTAATGCTCAAGAAGAAGCTGAGTCCCCAACAATGGAGTTCCCTAGTGATATTGTTTGTTGGAGTGGCTCTGGTCCAGTTCAGACCAGAGGATTCCAAATCCTCCAAGACTGCAACCACAGACCAGAGACCCTCCGTGGGGTTATTCGCCGTCATTCTCTCATGTTTCATGTCGGGGTTTGCCGGTGTTTACTTTGAGAAAATACTGAAGGGAACTAAACAGTCGCTCTGGCTGAGGAACGTTCAGTTGGGTAGTATGAGTGTTATAATAGGACTAATCACCATGGAAATCAAAGATGGACCAAAGATTCAGGAGCGGGGCTTCTTCTTTGGTTATGATTACGTAGTGTGGATAGTGATTGTATTCCAGTCCCTCGGGGGCTTACTGGTGGCCGTCGTAGTCAAGTATGCTGATAACATACTGAAAGGATTCGCCACATCAGCTGCCATTGTTCTCTCCTGTATAGCATCTATATACTTATTTGACTTTAAACTCTCTTTTCCTTTCACAACAGGTGCATTTTTAGTGATAATCTCAGTCTATATTTATAGTAAATTTGTTCCCGAAAACAGTCTTCCACAAGTAAATGTTGGGAAGGAGAAATCACCTTCAAGATTGATGTAA
- the LOC105322375 gene encoding UDP-N-acetylglucosamine transporter isoform X2: MESLVKRRLHSVYKENSTSEETADDTGQCMTRTMLKQLSLVLLTLQNALLILVMRYTRTRKGDMYFATTAVVLSEGLKVLTSLMILAAQEGTFIKLMCYLRDNIWRQPLDCLKVSVPAFIYTLQNNLLYIALSNLDAATFQVSYQLKILTTALFSVLMLKKKLSPQQWSSLVILFVGVALVQFRPEDSKSSKTATTDQRPSVGLFAVILSCFMSGFAGVYFEKILKGTKQSLWLRNVQLGSMSVIIGLITMEIKDGPKIQERGFFFGYDYVVWIVIVFQSLGGLLVAVVVKYADNILKGFATSAAIVLSCIASIYLFDFKLSFPFTTGAFLVIISVYIYSKFVPENSLPQVNVGKEKSPSRLM; encoded by the exons ATGGAGTCTCTGGTGAAACGCCGTCTACATTCAGTATACAAGGAAA ATTCTACTTCCGAGGAGACTGCTGATGACACGGGGCAGTGTATGACGAGGACTATGTTGAAACAACTGAGCCTCGTTCTTCTGACCTTACAGAATGCCCTCCTCATTCTGGTCATGCGCTACACACGCACCAGGAAGGGCGACATGTATTTTGCCACTACCGCGGTGGTTCTCTCGGAGGGGCTGAAAGTGTTGACCTCCCTGATGATCCTGGCCGCTCAGGAGGGGACGTTCATCAAACTGATGTGTTATCTGCGGGACAATATATGGCGGCAGCCCCTGGACTGTCTCAAAGTGTCTGTACCAGCCTTCATCTACACGCTACAGAATAACTTGTTGTACATAGCACTCTCCAATTTAGATGCAGCAACATTTCAG GTTTCATATCAACTAAAGATCCTCACCACTGCCCTGTTCTCTGTGCTAATGCTCAAGAAGAAGCTGAGTCCCCAACAATGGAGTTCCCTAGTGATATTGTTTGTTGGAGTGGCTCTGGTCCAGTTCAGACCAGAGGATTCCAAATCCTCCAAGACTGCAACCACAGACCAGAGACCCTCCGTGGGGTTATTCGCCGTCATTCTCTCATGTTTCATGTCGGGGTTTGCCGGTGTTTACTTTGAGAAAATACTGAAGGGAACTAAACAGTCGCTCTGGCTGAGGAACGTTCAGTTGGGTAGTATGAGTGTTATAATAGGACTAATCACCATGGAAATCAAAGATGGACCAAAGATTCAGGAGCGGGGCTTCTTCTTTGGTTATGATTACGTAGTGTGGATAGTGATTGTATTCCAGTCCCTCGGGGGCTTACTGGTGGCCGTCGTAGTCAAGTATGCTGATAACATACTGAAAGGATTCGCCACATCAGCTGCCATTGTTCTCTCCTGTATAGCATCTATATACTTATTTGACTTTAAACTCTCTTTTCCTTTCACAACAGGTGCATTTTTAGTGATAATCTCAGTCTATATTTATAGTAAATTTGTTCCCGAAAACAGTCTTCCACAAGTAAATGTTGGGAAGGAGAAATCACCTTCAAGATTGATGTAA